One window from the genome of Alkalihalobacillus sp. LMS6 encodes:
- a CDS encoding SEC-C domain-containing protein, translating to MIKRNDPCLCGSGKKYKKCCMQKTESKAIVSQELHQLETEMLYTAFTRYQKELTNWVQSYHHVYPDVEESVTETLSSMLLVWLIFHKPIEADGQTIYDTFLESKLRKIKRPQTATIIESWKGTKPAVLEVVSVNEDQCESIHLFTNERLTHIIPDEHKDTVEPGSTIIGFPANGEHAMSFVGPVISHVPAKTADIKTKIDAFRSNSEGDSFTSKWPQLLSSLLAENTPVVKAADDFEWSSEQVKETADILLSGLKKDQHPPEIEQLALEKWHAFTSAKKVNIRKPEAFAAAMEYALQEFAPLSVTQKALAEKYNVSASTISSRSIEITNELRLAE from the coding sequence ATGATAAAGAGAAACGATCCTTGTCTATGTGGCAGTGGGAAAAAATATAAAAAATGTTGCATGCAAAAAACAGAATCAAAAGCTATTGTCTCTCAAGAGCTTCACCAGTTAGAAACGGAAATGCTTTACACTGCATTTACCCGCTACCAAAAGGAATTAACAAACTGGGTGCAAAGTTACCACCATGTTTACCCAGACGTTGAAGAAAGTGTAACCGAGACCCTTTCAAGTATGCTGCTTGTATGGCTCATTTTTCACAAGCCTATTGAAGCAGACGGGCAAACCATATACGATACATTTCTTGAAAGCAAGTTAAGAAAAATTAAACGTCCACAAACAGCTACCATTATAGAAAGCTGGAAAGGAACAAAACCTGCTGTTCTTGAAGTAGTATCCGTAAATGAAGATCAGTGTGAAAGCATCCATTTATTCACGAATGAACGCTTGACTCACATCATTCCTGACGAACATAAAGACACAGTCGAGCCTGGCTCAACAATTATTGGTTTCCCGGCCAATGGGGAACATGCTATGAGCTTTGTCGGTCCAGTTATTAGCCATGTGCCTGCTAAAACAGCAGACATTAAAACCAAAATTGATGCATTCCGTTCAAATTCTGAAGGAGACAGCTTCACCTCTAAATGGCCTCAACTTCTTTCATCGTTACTTGCGGAGAATACGCCTGTCGTGAAAGCTGCTGACGATTTTGAATGGTCATCTGAACAAGTGAAAGAAACCGCCGATATTCTTCTGAGCGGCTTGAAAAAAGATCAACATCCACCGGAAATTGAACAACTCGCTTTAGAAAAATGGCATGCGTTTACCTCAGCTAAAAAAGTAAATATTCGTAAGCCTGAAGCATTTGCAGCTGCAATGGAATATGCGCTACAAGAATTTGCGCCGCTTTCCGTTACACAAAAAGCATTAGCTGAAAAATATAACGTTAGTGCATCAACCATTTCGAGTCGTTCGATTGAAATTACGAACGAATTGCGTCTAGCAGAATAA
- the metE gene encoding 5-methyltetrahydropteroyltriglutamate--homocysteine S-methyltransferase → MSGVRSSSLGFPRIGEQREWKKNLEAYWNQKLAQDDYVKKQKELRLNHLQKQKDAGLDYIPVGDFSHYDQVLDTATAFGLVPDRFDYEGGSVDLDTYFAIARGSEHAVAAEMTKWFDTNYHYIVPELDGREPELVNNRWLDLIEEAKQELGVTGKPVILGPVTFVKLSKQYGSRSFVDHVRSLLPLYTTVLNQLAEAGVAWIQVDEPILVGDMSEEEWSITEEVYKWFSESAPKANLLLQTYFEGVDDFSRLTNLPVAGIGLDFVYSDSLQKLKQHGFPKEKTLAVGLIDGRNIWRTDLTKTHAMVEELSKIVGQEQLILQPSCSLLHVPVSLKHEQKLPEDLKAALSFAEEKLAELNDLKAVLNQQQDVKQLQVGKRAIDTLNQSASRTNQEVRTALDLSKAEDSKRAVPANKRMELQQEVFQLPPLPTTTIGSFPQSADVRKTRLQWRRGEITNEAYESFINAEIERWIEIQEEIGLDVLVHGEFERTDMVEFFGEKLGGFEFTSNGWVQSYGSRCVKPPVIYGDVFFQNDMTVKETLVAQSKTSKPVKGMLTGPVTIYNWSFPRTDLQAEDVVNQIALALEKEVLALEKAGITVIQVDEPALREGLPLKREKWKAYLNQSVKAFQLSVKSVEPQTQIHTHMCYSDFQDIIQAIDGLDADVISIEMSRSHGELITAFEDYTYSKGIGLGVYDIHSPRVPTEEEMETSINRALQVLDQRIFWVNPDCGLKTRKEAETVEALKAMVKAAKAKRSQLVQ, encoded by the coding sequence ATGAGTGGAGTTAGAAGTTCAAGCTTAGGTTTTCCAAGAATTGGGGAGCAACGTGAGTGGAAAAAAAATTTAGAAGCCTATTGGAATCAAAAACTAGCGCAAGACGACTACGTAAAAAAACAGAAAGAGTTACGTTTGAATCATTTACAAAAACAAAAGGATGCAGGGCTTGACTATATACCTGTCGGCGATTTTTCTCACTATGACCAGGTACTTGATACAGCAACAGCATTTGGCTTAGTACCTGATCGCTTTGACTATGAAGGTGGAAGCGTTGATTTAGATACGTATTTTGCGATTGCTAGAGGCAGTGAGCATGCGGTTGCTGCTGAAATGACAAAATGGTTCGACACAAATTATCACTATATCGTACCTGAACTTGATGGTAGAGAGCCGGAGCTCGTAAACAATCGCTGGTTAGATTTAATTGAAGAAGCGAAGCAAGAACTAGGGGTAACCGGAAAGCCAGTAATCTTGGGCCCTGTAACATTTGTTAAGCTATCAAAACAATACGGCAGTCGTTCATTTGTTGATCATGTTCGAAGCTTATTGCCTTTATATACAACCGTTTTAAATCAGCTGGCAGAGGCTGGGGTAGCGTGGATTCAAGTAGATGAGCCTATTTTAGTTGGGGATATGAGTGAGGAAGAATGGTCGATTACTGAAGAAGTCTATAAATGGTTCTCAGAGTCAGCACCAAAAGCGAACCTTCTTCTACAAACCTACTTTGAAGGAGTTGATGATTTTAGTCGTTTGACGAACCTACCTGTTGCTGGTATAGGATTAGATTTTGTTTATAGTGATAGTTTACAAAAACTAAAGCAACATGGATTCCCGAAAGAGAAAACATTAGCAGTTGGGCTAATTGATGGTCGAAACATCTGGCGTACAGACTTAACGAAGACACACGCCATGGTAGAAGAACTTTCAAAAATAGTTGGGCAAGAACAATTAATTCTTCAACCTTCATGTAGCTTGCTCCACGTGCCAGTGTCACTAAAACATGAACAAAAACTGCCTGAAGATTTAAAAGCTGCCTTATCATTTGCTGAAGAAAAATTAGCAGAGTTGAATGATCTTAAAGCAGTCTTAAATCAGCAGCAAGACGTGAAACAGCTACAAGTTGGAAAGCGGGCGATTGATACGTTAAACCAATCGGCAAGTCGCACAAACCAAGAAGTCCGTACCGCTTTAGATCTCAGTAAAGCGGAAGATTCTAAAAGAGCGGTTCCTGCAAATAAACGTATGGAACTTCAGCAAGAAGTTTTTCAACTCCCGCCATTACCGACTACAACTATTGGTAGTTTTCCGCAATCAGCAGACGTTCGAAAAACGAGGTTGCAATGGCGAAGAGGGGAAATTACGAATGAAGCCTATGAGTCCTTTATTAATGCTGAAATTGAGCGCTGGATTGAGATTCAAGAAGAGATTGGTTTAGATGTCCTTGTGCATGGAGAATTTGAGCGTACCGATATGGTCGAATTTTTTGGTGAGAAACTTGGTGGTTTTGAATTCACGTCCAATGGATGGGTTCAATCATACGGGTCAAGATGCGTGAAACCACCTGTTATTTATGGAGATGTCTTTTTCCAAAATGATATGACGGTCAAAGAAACATTAGTTGCACAATCGAAAACATCGAAACCGGTAAAAGGGATGTTAACAGGACCTGTCACGATTTACAACTGGTCGTTTCCACGGACTGACTTACAAGCAGAAGATGTGGTGAATCAAATTGCCCTTGCATTGGAAAAAGAAGTGCTCGCTTTAGAGAAAGCAGGAATTACGGTCATTCAAGTGGATGAACCTGCATTAAGGGAAGGGTTACCATTAAAGAGAGAGAAGTGGAAAGCCTATTTAAATCAATCTGTTAAAGCATTCCAGCTCTCTGTGAAATCGGTTGAGCCACAAACGCAAATTCATACGCATATGTGCTACTCTGACTTCCAAGATATTATTCAAGCGATAGACGGACTTGATGCAGACGTTATTTCAATTGAGATGTCGCGAAGTCATGGGGAACTCATTACAGCGTTTGAAGACTATACGTATAGCAAAGGGATTGGGCTAGGGGTCTATGATATTCATAGTCCACGTGTACCAACAGAAGAAGAAATGGAAACAAGTATTAATCGCGCCCTGCAAGTTCTTGATCAACGCATTTTCTGGGTTAATCCAGACTGTGGCTTAAAAACAAGAAAAGAAGCTGAAACCGTGGAAGCACTTAAAGCGATGGTGAAAGCAGCGAAAGCGAAACGATCTCAACTCGTTCAGTAA
- a CDS encoding YrvL family regulatory protein, whose protein sequence is MRKPSLQTVIGIALLLLVVLGFIFILYYFGMISLFYLLGIEYRSLWSLAWFVILFLVSGLIIEMITKSLIYTVVPKVKRYSLQKVCEITIQFVFIFPLIHFLERLFTSITIPVVTQAALAFLIVTIETLIENKDYTKRNKPI, encoded by the coding sequence ATGCGGAAACCATCCCTTCAAACAGTGATAGGAATTGCTTTGCTCCTACTTGTTGTACTTGGATTTATATTCATCCTGTACTATTTTGGCATGATTAGTCTGTTTTACCTTTTGGGAATAGAATATCGGTCGCTTTGGTCTTTAGCCTGGTTCGTCATTTTATTCCTTGTAAGTGGCTTAATTATCGAAATGATAACGAAGAGCCTCATTTATACCGTTGTGCCTAAGGTAAAACGCTATTCGCTACAAAAAGTATGCGAAATTACAATCCAGTTTGTGTTTATTTTTCCGCTTATTCATTTCCTTGAACGATTGTTTACATCGATAACGATTCCCGTTGTTACACAAGCGGCACTGGCATTTCTTATTGTTACGATTGAAACACTCATAGAAAATAAAGATTATACAAAACGAAATAAACCCATTTGA
- a CDS encoding uracil permease encodes MNQVHYPLFKRQDIDAFFALFQNNLANFVVITVSLLAMGFSTDLVFGRIIPGVAVAVIAGNVYYAHMAKRLAQKENRTDVTALSYGVSTPVMFVFLFGVTAPALALTNDHELAWKIAVAAAFLSGLVEALVAFFGNWVRKHTPRPALLGALAGVAFTFVAGEMLFSVFEIPIIGLVAMAVILLGFVAKVALPFNIPASLFAIIVGVALAFVLGYQTSSDVTEALSNVGFYPFLPTLAAFEGMTYLFGALIGLLGILIPITIYNAIETMNNVDAMSAAGDSYDVRECQAVDGIGAMLGACFGGMFPTTVYIATVGAKQLGAGRGYSLLNAGVFALASITGLIGAFSALIPMAAVAPILVFVGMSMIGSTFANNAKRYYPAIALAMLPYIANYMMTRFNNQAPDVVAGISEGIVPLGQGAMFTAIILGAITVFLIDKDFYKAGIFSAIGALLSFFGFMHAPSLAVNAAFDYTIGYLLIGLFFVYIGYRESKKVTVEVDQKIENVA; translated from the coding sequence GTGAATCAAGTACATTATCCATTATTTAAAAGACAAGATATCGATGCGTTTTTTGCACTCTTTCAGAACAATTTAGCAAATTTTGTTGTCATCACCGTGTCGCTTTTAGCGATGGGCTTTTCAACCGATCTTGTCTTCGGTCGAATCATACCTGGTGTTGCAGTCGCTGTCATTGCAGGAAATGTCTATTACGCCCATATGGCAAAGCGGTTAGCGCAGAAGGAAAATCGTACAGATGTGACAGCCTTATCCTATGGTGTATCCACACCTGTTATGTTTGTCTTTTTGTTTGGTGTGACAGCGCCAGCTTTAGCGTTAACGAACGATCATGAATTAGCATGGAAAATTGCGGTCGCTGCTGCATTTTTATCAGGTCTTGTAGAGGCACTTGTCGCATTCTTTGGAAACTGGGTTCGAAAACATACGCCAAGACCTGCGCTATTAGGAGCTTTGGCCGGTGTTGCGTTTACCTTTGTTGCTGGAGAAATGTTGTTTTCTGTTTTTGAAATTCCGATTATTGGTCTTGTAGCCATGGCGGTAATTTTACTAGGGTTTGTGGCGAAAGTTGCGTTGCCGTTTAACATTCCAGCCTCTTTATTTGCCATTATTGTTGGTGTCGCTTTGGCCTTTGTCCTTGGTTACCAAACTAGTAGTGATGTAACAGAAGCGTTAAGCAACGTCGGCTTTTATCCATTTTTACCAACCCTTGCCGCTTTTGAAGGGATGACGTATCTCTTTGGTGCACTGATCGGGTTATTAGGGATTTTAATTCCGATTACGATTTATAATGCGATTGAAACAATGAATAATGTGGATGCGATGTCAGCTGCTGGGGATTCTTATGATGTTCGAGAGTGTCAAGCAGTAGATGGAATAGGTGCTATGCTTGGTGCTTGTTTTGGCGGCATGTTCCCGACAACGGTTTATATTGCAACTGTGGGAGCCAAACAGCTAGGTGCTGGTCGTGGCTATAGTCTTTTAAATGCTGGGGTTTTCGCCCTTGCTTCCATTACTGGTTTGATTGGTGCCTTTTCGGCATTAATTCCAATGGCTGCGGTTGCCCCAATTCTAGTCTTTGTAGGGATGTCAATGATCGGAAGTACGTTTGCAAACAATGCAAAGCGTTACTATCCAGCCATTGCTTTAGCGATGCTTCCTTATATTGCGAACTATATGATGACACGCTTTAACAATCAAGCACCTGATGTTGTCGCAGGCATTTCTGAAGGAATTGTCCCACTTGGACAAGGTGCCATGTTTACAGCGATTATTTTAGGCGCTATCACCGTCTTTTTAATTGACAAAGACTTCTATAAAGCAGGGATCTTTTCAGCGATTGGTGCGCTTCTCTCCTTCTTTGGTTTTATGCACGCCCCTTCGTTAGCAGTAAATGCTGCGTTTGATTATACAATCGGCTATCTGTTAATCGGTCTTTTCTTTGTTTACATTGGATATCGAGAATCAAAGAAGGTAACTGTAGAGGTCGATCAAAAAATAGAAAACGTTGCGTAA